The Terriglobia bacterium sequence CAGCGCGGTCAGATCAAATGCGGCGTGCGCAATCATCAGCAGAAAAATCCGCCCCGTAAACGCGAAGATCGCGCCCAACACCAGCCCGACAATCGCGGCGTGTTCGGCGCCGGCGAGCCCCTGGACAGCGTAGTGGGCCAGCCCAAACGATGCGGAGGTGATCAGCACGATGGCTGCTTTTGCGCCCAAGCCGGGCCCGAAAAGCTTGCCCAGTCGTTCGAAGAAGTACCCCCGGAACACGGTCTCTTCGGCGAAGCCGGCGACCAGCATCGCCCACACTGCTGCCGGCATCGCGGCCGTATTTCCCGCCCAATGGTGGTACGCGCGATTGATCGCATCGGCGCCCAGCAGCGGCATCACGATCGCCTTCATCAGGAACTTGAACGCGATCCCGAAGACAATGCCGACGGCCACCGTGCCGATCCAATTCTTGGGTCGCACGTACCCGACTTCCTGCCATGGCGTGCGCGACAGCCGGATCCATGCCAACGCCAGCGCAGCGCCGACCGGCACAATGACACCCCGGACGAAGAAATTGCCGGTGAGAAGGATGGCCAGCATGGCGACGATTCCCAACGGCCCAAATCCGCGCAGCTCTGCCGCCAGCCGATCATCCGATGCCAGCGGGGCCTCAGCTTCCACCGCAGGCGGAACTTGCTCCGGCAACTTTGATCCGTCGCTCGGCATGCCGAGATTCTTGTCGTTTCCGGGCCGCCACGCAAGGTCCAACCACTGGGACAAGAATTCTCTGCCTCTCGGCCGCAACCGAAACTGAAACTAGTTCTTATTGATGTCTTCTTTCGCCTCCAGGCGCTTGAGCAAGCCCTGCAGGAACGGTTGAAACTGCTTGTCCGCTCCCGCCAGCGCGAGTTTCATGTTTTTCACGGCGGTGTCGTAATCGCCCTTGGCACAGGCCATCCGTGCCTGCTCGTACGGGACAATGAAGTGATCGGGGTTGCGCTTGGCGTTCTCGCGAAACACGGCAAACGCTTCCTCCTGGTGGCCGCCGATCTGGAGCTGGCGCCCGTAGCTGTTAATTTGCAGGGCGTTGGCCATGGCAAGCGCCTCGGCGCGCAGCGGCGCTGCCTCATTCTTGCGGTCCATCGCTTCCAGCACGTTGGCCTTGGTCATCAGGTTGTCAAAACGCTTTTCCACCTGGATAGATCGGTTCGCGTATTCCAGCGCGTCGGAAAGATCGGTCTTATATTGCAGCAGTTGGTCGGCAGCTTCGGCCCAACCTTCCCAGGTGTACTGCGCCCCGCCGCGCAACTGCAGCTTGAGCTTGGCGGGCACAATCTCCTTCGTATTCACCGCGATCTTGAACGGCACCGCCACTCGATCCCAGCGCAGCGTGACCACTGCCGACTCGGGCGTGACCGCGTCGAAGTCATAGGCCAATGCCTCGTGAGCCTCGCCGGCCTGGGGTTTCACTGTCACCCGCAACGCGTCTTCCTTCTGATCGTAGGTAAAGCTTCCCCACGCGGTGGAAACTTTCGACAGGATTACCGTCCACTCGTTCTCTCCGGGAATCATGTGCAGACCGTATAAGCCCTTGGGCACCGGCTGCCCTTCAATGCTCACCGGATCGCTGAACTCGATGGTGGTGTTTTCGTTGGCCCCGGCGCGCCACGTGTCTCCATAAGGAACTAGGCCGCCGAATATCTTGCGGCCTTTGACCAGCGGCCGGCTGTAGCTGATGGTGATGTCGGTCAGGCCGATACGCTGCGTGACCTGCGCATGCTGGCTGGCGCGCGGCAGGTCCAGGATCGACTGCGCGTAACAGACGGAACTCAAAGCCACCATGGTGGCAATCAGCAGGACAGAGCAAAGAAGCGGTTTACGCATGCCAAGCCTCCTATTGATTTGCGCGATCGACGGAGGGTAATGCACAGACCGAAGGCAGTGCGGTAAAAAGTTGTAAATACCTGGATTCTTGAGACGGATTGCGGCAACTGGTCGCACCAGCAGGTAACCCCTCACGCTAGGCATAATCTCTTGGAATCAAGATTTTACAGAGAAGCTTACATCAATCGCTGGTTACCTGAATGAGGAACTTTCTGGGTGGAACAGCCGAGCCTGTCAGCGGAAGTATCTGCGTCCCTGGGCGCGCGTCATCGGCAAAGGTGATGCTGCCTGAGTTGGGACCAATCGCTGTCGGAGCAAAGGACACATTAATCGTGCATCCCTGGCCGACGCCCAGCCAGATCGGACAGTTGCTGGTTTTCGCGAAAGGTCCAGTGATCGTTATGCTGCTAATCGAGAGCGGCGCGTTACCAGAGTTGGTCAATAAGATCGACTTAGAACTGCCGGATCCGACGGCGTGTGGAGCAAAGTCCAGCCTCGATGCCGAGAAACTCACGGCTGGCGCGCTATACCACACTGAGGCAATCACGGGGACATTGTGGAAGGTGCTGGATGCTCTGCTGAACTGCATAAGATCGAAGCTACCGTCGCTATTGAAATCTCCCGCGATGAACCTACGCGGAAAATAGGGTGCTACAAACGAAAGTGGCGCCTGAAAGCTGCCGTCAGCGTTTGCCAGCACCACGGAGGAAACATTTTGGCCGTAGCGAAACGGTAAAGCCAAATCAGACCTGCCGTCACCGTTAAAGTCTCCGACGAACGTTCCATAAATGCCGAAAGGGATAGCCGTGTCAACCGGAAGCTGAAAAGTGCCGTCGCCTCTTCCTGCAAGAAAGGAAATGCGCCCCGGCCCTACTTCAGCCAGATCTATCTTCCCGTCTCCATTGAAGTCTCCAACGTCCACTCCACCGCTGAAGGTAAGTCCAGTGCCGTGTGCAAACGTACCATCCCCATGCCCCAGGTAGAAGAGAACGTCAGGAACATACGGATCACCGAGCGCGATATCCAAGTGGCCGTCGGAGTTAAAATCACCGGCGGTTAGTTGATTGGCTATCCCGTACACGCTGTCAACGAGCTTCGGTTCAAAGGTTCCATCGCCTCTGCTCAAAAGAACATACAGATCGGAAAGCGCATTGCTTGATTGCAGCGAAAGCAGCGCCAAATCTGCCCTGCCGTCGTTGTTAAAGTCCCCACCAATCATGTACTGGACGTTCAGCCCAGGTACGTTCACAGGAGAACTGACCGGGCTCCCGAAAGTACCGTCTCCGTTGCCCAAAACCACCAAGGTGTCGCTACCGTTGCCCACCCTGGCCATTGCGATGTCCACTTTGCCGTCGCCGTTAAAATCCCCTGTGACCATTTCCCCGAGACCGACATTCTGCAGCGGCGTTGTAATCGGTGGTTGAAAGGTGCCATCACCGTTGCCGCGAAGTATGGTGATGAAACCCGGATCCTGCGGTGGGTCGAGGATTTGCGTGAACTGCGCCACACTGACATCAAGCTTGCCGTCGCCATTGAAGTCCGCAGTAGCCGATCCTGCAATTCCTTCGGACGCCGGCAGAGTGAAATCAATATGGCTGCCGGCAATTCCGTTCCCCTGACCTAGGTAAACGATGACTGTATTGTCACTCGTCACCACTACCGCGAGATCGAGATAGTTGTCATTATTGAAATCTCCGACCGCCATCGGGTATCTATAGTCAGGGGAGAGATCAGGGAAGTCATTGGCGATAGGCTGTTGGAAAGTTCCATCGCCGTTTCCACGCAGGATTAGCAAGGAAGACGAGTACACTACTCCATCGCCGAGAGCACTACCCAGATAAGTACCCAGGGCAACGTCTAGCTTGCCATCGTTGTCAAAATCCCCCACCGCAACGGTCTTTGCCGTTGCACTCAATGGAGTCCCGAACAACCTGAAGGTTCCGTTGCCATTTCCAACAAAGATCACCAACTCTTTGTCGGCGGGATTCGTGATCGCGATATCGGAGATGCCGTCGCCATTGAAGTCCCCGACCACCAGGCCACCGGCTGACGTTCCTCCGATTCCAAGAGGACTTACTGCAAAACCACCATTACCATTGTTGAGCAGAAGGGAAAAATATCCCTGGCTGTTCGCGGCAAACAGATCCGATTTTCCGTCACCATTAAAGTCTGCAGTAACAATGGCCATGGGGCTCGAAACAATGGTTGTCTTTGATTGTGATTGAAATGTTCCATCGCAATTCCCGGGCAAGACCGAGACAGTACCATCACCTTGGTTTGCAACCGCCAGGTCTAGCTTCGTGTCACCGTTGAAATCGGCCGCCACGATCGCGACCGGGAACGCGCCTGTCGGACACGCCACTTTACTCACGAAGGTTCCATCCCCCACTCCAAGCAGAACCGATACCGTGTTGTCGATGCTATTCGTAACCGCCAGATCGGGGATGCGATCGCCATTGAAATCGGCGCTGACCACTGCCCGGGGTGCGGTGCCGACCCTGTAGTCGACCTTAGGAGCAAAGGAGCCGTCCGGCCTGCTGAGCACAACTGAAACGGTGTTGTCGCTCTCATTCGTCACCGCGAAATCCAGTCTTCCGTCTTGGTTGAAATCAGCCACCGCAATAGCGGAGGGCTTGCTACCCACCCAGAACGCTGCTTGGTTGTAGACGTAGGTCTGTGCGGAGAGTGCCTGCGGCAGCAAACTAAGACTCAGAAGCAGAACAAACATCGCAGGAAAGGCCTGACAGCGGTCCCCTTGTTCCATCGAATCTTTCACTTCTGACAGGTTTAGTGGCGAGTACCCAACAGCTTATAAAAGTGTGGCCCCAAGTCAACGACTGATTGCCCAACTCGCCTGATTGCCAGACTAACTTACGTTCCAAAACAGGAAAAATGGGCTACATACGGGCGTGGGGTTAACCGCGTGCCCCACGCAGCGCGGCTTTAACTGCTTCGGTTTTCCTCTGTATCCCCTGTGGCGAACTCGGCCCGTCCCAATTCGGCACCAACATCCGCCCCGAAAATATTTCCCCTGATATCACAGACACCCGAACCTCAATTCACTATCATGATGTTGCGCACTGTGCGTGGAAGTGGTTGTGTCGTCACAGCTGCTGTTTAGTTCTTTGACAAATTTGCAGTTGACCAGACCCCATGCGTTCTCGTGCCAGAACCCGAGACCAGACACCGTGACAACCCGAGGCGCCCTCCCGGAACTCCTTTGTTTTGTTATGACGCCCGAGAGATCACGGTATCCCACGGTTACCGTGCCAATTTGACGGTATACCGTGCGTAAGTCGTTGACTCTACGTGAAGGTAGGGGGGAGGGGGTGTATGCCGTCTAGGGTTTACCGAGTCGTTACGGCTTGCGCATTTTTCCCAACTCCTGAAAACTCGAAACTGAAGGCTACCACCATGATCAAGCGCTCCCTTTCCCTCCTCCTCCTCTTCGCCTCCGTCGCGTTCGCGCAGCAGGAAAGCTACGATCAACTGCTGCGTCACTGGGACTACGACCACAAAGCTCCGCTCGCCGTGCAGGAATCGGGCGTTCAAGACCGCGACGGCATCAAGGTCCACGACCTGTCGTACGCCGTGCCCACCGGCGATCGCGCTGCCTCGCTCGGACCGAATGGCGGACGCGTCACCGCCTACCTGGTCGTGCCGCCGGGAAAAGGCCCCTTCCCTGCCGTGATTTATGGCCATTGGTGCATGCCGGGATCGGAAATGTTGAACCGCACGGAGTTTCTCGACGAGGCGGTGGTGCTGGCGCGCTCCGGCGTGATTGCCTTGCTGCCGGACCACGTGATCGCGCGTCCGGGGTTCGAGCAGAGCAAGGAGCCGCTGAACACGCAGCAGATTGACGTGCTGGTGCAGCAAGTGACCAACATGCGCCGCGGCGCCGACCTGCTGCTGGCGCGCAAGGACGTGGACGCGAAGCGCCTCGCCTACGCCGGGCACAGTTGCAATGCCGAGGTCGGCGGGTTTCTAAGCGGGATCGACAAGCGCTTCAAGGCGGTGGTGCTCATGGCCGGGCCACTGTCGGATGAAGTGACCAACAAAGCGCCCGTGTACCAGGCTTATCGGCAGAAAATCGGGCCGGAGAAATTCGACGCCTTCGTCGCCAAGTATGCCTGGACCGATCCCGGCAAGTACGTCTCGCACTCCGAGGGCACGCCCAAGCTGCTGCAGTTCGGCACCGAGGAGCCGTTTCTGGTTCCCGAGCGGGCGAAGCAGTATCTGGCCTATGTCAGCGAACCCAAGACGCTGAAAATCTACGAAGCGCCGCACGCGCTTAACGCCGAGGCGACGCGCGATCGTCTGTCGTTTCTGGCCAGGGAACTTGGGGTGAAGACGCCGGATGCGAAGCTGATCGCCGCCATTCCGCCTCTGGTGCAGCCGCCGTGGCCGAAACCACCGGGCGCGACCGATGAGAAGAAGGACGAGAAGAAAGACAAGTGAGTGCGACTCTTCACCACCGAGACACAGAGCCTACCGAGTATCACTGAGAACTACTTGAAAAAACTCTCGGTGTATCTCGGTGAACTCGGCGCCTCGGCGGTGAATGACGACCGACGCCTGAAGACCTTGGCTTTGGTCTTGTGCCTGAAGCCCGAAGCCTGCTACGCCGCCATCAGGTTCGACTGCAGCTTGGTGTAGCCGTGCTCCTGCGCCCATAGGGTAAGAGGAAGCGAGGCGAGTTCGTCGACGACCGGAATGGCGAGACCGTTCTTGGTGAGGTCGACAGTCTTGATGCAGGTCCTGCAGGTTTCGCAAGCTTCGAGGCGGAGGTGCTCGAATTGCTCCGAGGTATAGACGGCGAGCGCGTCGTTGCGGTCCTCGCCGCAGCCGGGACAGACCGCGCGCGGGAACTCCCACTCATGGGCGCAGAGCGAGCAGATGAAGGTGCGCCTGGCGCCGAGTTGCGCCTCGCGCAGCACGCCGACCACCGGCTCGGAATCGCACACCGGACAGGTGCCGGAATTGCCGTGGCGCGGTGGTGCCGGCAGGCGCTCGCAGACGAACTCCGCGTAGGGCTGAAGGAAGGCGCGCGCAAAAAAAGACTCGGTGCAGGAAAGCTCGGAGATTGCCGAGCGCTGCCAGAACTCACGCAGCAGCTTCTGCCAGCGCTCCTCCTTACCGGCAGCGATCTGCTCGGCGAGCGAGGAAAGCGGCACCGGACCCAGTTCCTTCACCGTGTCGAGGAATCCTGGAAAGCGCGGCAGCAGCAGGACGGTGTCGAGGCAGTCGCGAAAAGCATTGCCCGGGAGAAGCGCCTTCCCCCGGGCCTGTTGAATGTATCCGTAGAGCGCCTTCTGGTAGCGCGCCACGCCGGCGTAGAACCCGAGCATCTCGGCGGCGAAGGGAAAGATTTCTCCCAATTCCTGCGCACGCGCGATCCTCTGGTCCCAAGTCGGGCGGGTCATTCTTACTCTTCTACTCTTTCACCACATCCTCTGCTGCTACGATCTTGTCCAGCCAGAGGCGATGATGGAACCTGGCCCAAGACGTGGACACCTCGCCACGGATGACGGAATTGAAGCCGCCGCGCACCACGGCGGTGCCCATGTAGACGTGAATGATAAACCCGCCCAGCGTTACCAGGAACGCGATCGGGTGCAGGATCACTGAGATCAGCCGCAGGAAGCGCAGGCTCCAGGGAAGGTACTCGGAGAACCAGAGCACCATACCGGTGGCGAACAGCGCGATGCCACCCCAGAACATGACCCAGAAGAGGTACTTCTGTCCGTAGTTGAAGCGGTCCACCGGCGCAAACTGCTGGTAGGAGCGGACGGCCTTGTGCGGTTCCGGCTGTTCCTCTTCCTCGTTGCGAACGTACTCGCCGATGAACTTGCGCCACTCGCGGTCCTGCTTGGTGATGTACATGTCCTTGCTCCACATGACGAACATGTAGACCACGCCGAAGGTGAAGATCAGGCCCATCCACGGATGGACAGCGCGGGCCACGGGACCGCCGCCCAAGAACAGGGCCAGCCACCACATCCAGGGCGTCCAGAAGGCGAGGCCGCTGAGCAGGAGGTAGACGTACGACAGGCCCGCGACCCAGTGAATGATGCGCTCCTTGAGCGTGTAGCGGAGCACACCGCCGTTGCGAAGTATACGATGCTGGCTCATTGTTTGCCTCCTGCGTTGGCCCGCGGAACCTTGCCGTCTGGGGGGGCGTGCTTCGGTCCATAGCGCAGGTAATGGATGAACGTCCCGATGATGCCGCCGAGGATGGCGAGATTGCCGATCCACTTCAGCGGCTGTTTCCAAAGCTCAACCGTCCAGGGAACGGTAGGATCGGCAGGCAGACCGTAGGCTTGCGGCTTGTCGGCAAAGGCGAGGATGGAGACCACGCCGGTGCCGCCAACGCCGCCCGGATCATAGATGCCGGCGGTGGTAAAGCCCGAGGCCTTGAGCTGGTCGACTCGCTTCTGAGCCTTGAGCAGCAGGTTTTCCTTGGTGCCGAATTGCAGGCAGCTCGTAGGGCAGGCCTTGATGCAGGCGGGCTCCAAGCCGACGGAAACGCGATCCACGCAGAGGGTGCACTTGTACACCTTCTTGGTTTGCGCGCTCAGCTTGGGCACGTTGAACGGGCAGCCGGAGATACAGTAGCCGCAGCCGATGCAGTTCTCCTGCTGGAAGTCGACGATACCGTTCTCGTATTGCACGATGGCGGCGGGAGCCGGACAGGCCTTCAAGCAGCCGGGATCGGCGCAGTGCATACACTGGTCCTTGCGCATCAGCCAGTGCAGCGTTCCGCCTTCCTCGACTTCGTTGAAGCGGATCAGGTTCCAGACGTGCGGTGTCATGTCGGGCAGGGTTTGATAGGTGCCCAGATTGACGGTGGTTTCCGGCGGCAGATCGTTCCACTCCTGGCAGGCGACCTCGCAGGCCTTGCAGCCGATGCAGGTCGAGGTGTCAATGAGCTTGGCGACTACCTGAGTCACGCGGATGCCCGGGGAAGCGGCGCCCGCGGAAGCGTTTTTCATTTCCAGAGCTTTCGTCATGGCATCCTCCTCCCTATACCTTCTCCAGCTTCACCAGGAAGCCTTTGTACTCGGGCGCAAATGAGTTGGGGTCCACGATGGTCGGAGTGACTATGTTGGCCATGGAGCCGGCCTGCTCGCCGCGTCCAAGGAAGCCCCAGTGAATGGGGAATCCGATCTGGTGCACGGTCTTGCCGGCCACCTGCATGGGCTTGATGCGCTTGGTCACCATGGCCTTGCCCTGAATGGCGCCGCGGGCGCTGGTGACCTTGACCTGGTCACCGCTCTTCAGGCTTTTCTCCTTGGCCAGCTCTTCCGAGATCTCGACGAAGAATTCCGGCTGCAACTGCACGTTGTAGGCGTTGTTCTTGGTCCAGTAGTGGAAGTGCTCGGTGAGGCGATAGGTGGTGGCGACGATCGGGAACTCATCGGCTTTGCCGAGGCGGTCCCACTTGCCCTTGAAGGGCTTGACGGCGGGATTCTTGCTGGTGGCCGGATGCAGCGGGTTGTCCACCGGCGACTCGGTGGGCTCGTAGAACTCGGTGAATGGCCCCTCGGCAAACATGCCCGGCACGAACAAGCGAGCCACGCCTTCGGGCAGCATGATGAACGGTCCCATGCCGGCCTCAGGCGGGCTGTCGGGCTTATAGTCGGGGACATCGCCGACCCACTTCTCGCCGTTCCAGCGAATCACAGGGCGCTTAGGATCCCAAGGCTTGCCCTGCGCGTCAGCGGAACAGCGGTTGTACATGACGCGCCGGTTGGCGGGCCAGTTGAAGCCCCACTCGGAGAAGCGCTTCATGCCACTGGGATCGGCATTGTTGCGGCGCTGGCCGAGATTGCCGGATTGCGGATAAAAGCCGACGTACAGCCAGTTGCCGCTGAGGGTGGAGCCGTCGGCGCGCATTTGCAAAAACGCTCCCAACTGCTCGCCCTGCTTGAGCACGACGGTCTTCGGGTCTTTCGGGTCCTTGACGTCGGCCAGCGCCCAGCCATTGATCTCGCGGGCAACCTCGTCGAGCGAGGGCTGGAAGGGGTTGGTGTACCACCAATTGACGTTGAGAACTGGCTCGGGCGACTTGCCACCTTCCTTCTGATACAGGTCGCGGACACGGAGGAAGATGCGGGCAATGATCTCCTGGTCGGCCTTCGCGTCGCCGGGGGGATCCAGCGCCTTGTACTTCCACTGGAACCAGCGGGCGGAATTGACGAAGGAGCCGTCCTTTTCGGCAAAGTTGGCGGCGGGCAGGAGGAAGACCTCGGTCTTCACGTCCTTGGTGGTGGTCTTTTCCTCGTCGAGGGCGATGATATCCGGCTTCCAGAAGGAAGCGGTTTCGGTCTCGAAGTTTTCCGCCACCACCAGGAACTTCAGCTTCTTGAGGGCGCTGATGACCTTGCGGGAGTGCGGGCCGTTGTTGACCGGGTTCATGCCAAAGTTGAGCAGGCCGTCCATCTTGCCGTTGTACATATGGTCGAAGATGAACGCCCAACTCCAATTCTCGTACAGACCGGGGCCGCCGGCCGAGGGCAGGCGCGGATGCCACTGGTAGCCGAACTCGTTTTCCTGGGTCGCCTTCAGGCCGTAGTAGGCCTTCATCTGGCTGACGTAGAACGTGTCGGTGTGGCTCCAGAAGTTCATCGAGGCCGGACGCAGCGGCTTGGGCGTTACCGCCGCCAGGTAGGTCTTCATGTCCGGGTGGTCCTGCTTGGGGATGGCGATATATCCGGGCAGGTTGTGGTATGCCATGCCGCAATCGGTACCGCCCTGGATGTTGGAGTGCCCGCGGAGGGCGTTGATGCCGCCGCCGGCCATGCCGATATTGCCGAGCAGCAGTTGCAGCATGGCGGCGATGTGGATCAACTGCACCGAGAAGCTGTGGTGCGTCCAGCCGAGGGCGTACATGATGGTGCCCACTTTATCGGCGGGATAGGTGGAGGTGATGATCTCGGCTGCCTTGTTGAAGCTCTCGGCGCTGCATCCGCAGATCTTGGAAACCATTTCCGGCGTGTAACGGGCGTAGTGCTTCTTCATCAACTGGAAGACGCATCGTGGATCCTGCATGGTCGGATCGACCTTGGCGAAGCCATCCTTGCCGATGTCGTAGTTCCACGTGCTCTTGTCGTACTTCTTGTTGGCTTCATCCCAGCCGCTGAACACGCCGACGTCGTCCTTGAACTCGTAGCCAGGGTGGACGATGAACGTGGCGTTGGTATAGAGGCGGACGTACTCCTGCTGGATGCGGTCGTGGGTGAAGCAATAGTTGATGAGGCCGGCGAGGAAGGCGATGTCGCTGCCGGCGCGAATCTGGGTGAAGTGGTCGGCGACCGCCGAAGTGCGGTTGAAACGCGGGTCCACCGAAACCAGCTTGGCGTTGCGGTTGCGCTTGGCTTCCATGACGAAGCGGAAGCCGACAGGATGGTTTTCAGCGGGATTGCCGCCCATGGCAAGAACGACATCAGCATTCTGGATGTCGGTCCAGCCGTTGGTCATGGCGCCGCGCCCGAATGTGGCGGCCAAACTGGCCACCGTCGGGCCGTGTCATATACGGGCCTGTTGTTCCAGCGGTATGACGCCCAAGCCCGCGCGGAACGCTTTGACAAGCAGATAATTGTTCTCGTTGTTATCGGTGCATCCGCCGATGACGCCGACCGCGGTCAACGCATTGCCTTCGCGCAATTTCGCGTCGCGCGTGTCCTTCATCAGGCGGGCGATGCGATCCACCATGAAGTCCCAGGACTTCTCTTCCCAGTGATCACTGCCGGGGGCGCGGTACATGGGATTGGTGATGCGGCGGTCATTGATGATGGTGTGCTTGATGGTTGCGCCTTTGGGACATAGCGCGCCTTGATTGATGGGATGGTCGGGATCGCCTTCAATGTGCACGACCGCCGGTTTGACGTTGCCGGACTTATCACCGAGAGTGTGAATGATGATGCCGCATCCGACTGCGCAATACGGGCAGGTGGAGCGGGTTTCGGTGGTGCGGGCGATTTTCAGTTCCCGCACTTCGGCGTAAGCCGGAGCCAGATCGAAACCTAAGACCGACGCGGCAACGCCGCCGACGGTCGAGACCTTCAGAAAATCTCTACGTGAAGTGTTCATACTGACCATGTCCTCCCACGGTGGTTGCGGTCAGAAAAGGCAGGGCCGAAGAGCGCTAGACGCAGACCCAGTTGCAAGAATTGCGCAACGGTTTATCGTTTTTTGCGGGCCGTGTCAAGCAGAATGGCTGAAACCAGGCTCCAGGCTTCGGGCGCCAGGCTTCAGGGAGGATCGTACCCATTCTTGAACTGTAGTGACAGGACTGGCGTGGCGTACCTTGGCGCTCGCAGTTGGGCGCGCCCAGGTACACGCGCGGGCTCAACTATAATGGCGCGCTTCCTGGAGGTGAGAGATGGCGGGAACCTATGGATTCCTCCTCGATACGTACGAAACGGAAATCCTGAAAATTACGGGGTTATGGGCGTCATTTCCGGCGGCCAGCATGGACTACCGGCCGCATCCGAAATCGCGCAGCGTGCTGGAGCAAATTGAGCACCAGGTGCAGTCGGAGGGCCGGTGGATGAAGGTGATGCTGGGAATTGATACCGGCGACCCCAATCCGGCGCAGCGGACCAAAGAAGGATTTATCGAGAAGTACCGGGCGGATGCGACGCGGCGGCTGGAAATGCTGCGGGCGAAATCCAACGAATGGTGGTGCGCGAACACGCAGTTTTTCGACGTGACGCGAACCCGAGCGTGGGTGATGACGCGGCGCATCGCTCATTCCTCCCACCATCGCGGCCAACTGGTGGTCTACCTCAGGCTGGTCGGAGAGTTGGTGCCGTCCGTTTATGGCCCGACGGCGGATACGGGCGAGAAGGTGGTATACAGCTTTGCGGAACGGCACAAGCGGTCGGCGTGATCGCAGGTTATCGACATGCAACAAAAAAGGCCCGGAGAACCCGGGCCGGTTGGCGTAGAACGCCGGACTAGTTCGCGTAGAACTTGGCGTTCTTCTCGACGAAATCTTTCTTGTCCTCGGGCACTTCGTCAGCCGGGAACATGGAATTGGAGGGGCAGACGGCGACACAGGCGCCACAATCAATGCATCCTTCGGGATCCACGTACATCTGGGTGGCGGTCTCGAATTCCGGCTCGTCTTTCTTCGGATGAATACAGTCGGTGGGGCAGGCGTCGGCACAAAGGACGTCCTTCAAACAGGTATCGGTGATTACATAAGCCATCGTTGATTTCTCCCGATGAGATTTCCTGGGCGCCGCCGCTCCCGGATCTCCCGGACGGTGCACCACGTCTATGAAGGTAGCGGGTGGCTGTACCAGCGGCGGTGATGTGGC is a genomic window containing:
- a CDS encoding CPBP family intramembrane metalloprotease codes for the protein MSQWLDLAWRPGNDKNLGMPSDGSKLPEQVPPAVEAEAPLASDDRLAAELRGFGPLGIVAMLAILLTGNFFVRGVIVPVGAALALAWIRLSRTPWQEVGYVRPKNWIGTVAVGIVFGIAFKFLMKAIVMPLLGADAINRAYHHWAGNTAAMPAAVWAMLVAGFAEETVFRGYFFERLGKLFGPGLGAKAAIVLITSASFGLAHYAVQGLAGAEHAAIVGLVLGAIFAFTGRIFLLMIAHAAFDLTALAIIYWSVETKVAHLIFK
- a CDS encoding DUF2911 domain-containing protein produces the protein MRKPLLCSVLLIATMVALSSVCYAQSILDLPRASQHAQVTQRIGLTDITISYSRPLVKGRKIFGGLVPYGDTWRAGANENTTIEFSDPVSIEGQPVPKGLYGLHMIPGENEWTVILSKVSTAWGSFTYDQKEDALRVTVKPQAGEAHEALAYDFDAVTPESAVVTLRWDRVAVPFKIAVNTKEIVPAKLKLQLRGGAQYTWEGWAEAADQLLQYKTDLSDALEYANRSIQVEKRFDNLMTKANVLEAMDRKNEAAPLRAEALAMANALQINSYGRQLQIGGHQEEAFAVFRENAKRNPDHFIVPYEQARMACAKGDYDTAVKNMKLALAGADKQFQPFLQGLLKRLEAKEDINKN
- a CDS encoding FG-GAP-like repeat-containing protein — protein: MFVLLLSLSLLPQALSAQTYVYNQAAFWVGSKPSAIAVADFNQDGRLDFAVTNESDNTVSVVLSRPDGSFAPKVDYRVGTAPRAVVSADFNGDRIPDLAVTNSIDNTVSVLLGVGDGTFVSKVACPTGAFPVAIVAADFNGDTKLDLAVANQGDGTVSVLPGNCDGTFQSQSKTTIVSSPMAIVTADFNGDGKSDLFAANSQGYFSLLLNNGNGGFAVSPLGIGGTSAGGLVVGDFNGDGISDIAITNPADKELVIFVGNGNGTFRLFGTPLSATAKTVAVGDFDNDGKLDVALGTYLGSALGDGVVYSSSLLILRGNGDGTFQQPIANDFPDLSPDYRYPMAVGDFNNDNYLDLAVVVTSDNTVIVYLGQGNGIAGSHIDFTLPASEGIAGSATADFNGDGKLDVSVAQFTQILDPPQDPGFITILRGNGDGTFQPPITTPLQNVGLGEMVTGDFNGDGKVDIAMARVGNGSDTLVVLGNGDGTFGSPVSSPVNVPGLNVQYMIGGDFNNDGRADLALLSLQSSNALSDLYVLLSRGDGTFEPKLVDSVYGIANQLTAGDFNSDGHLDIALGDPYVPDVLFYLGHGDGTFAHGTGLTFSGGVDVGDFNGDGKIDLAEVGPGRISFLAGRGDGTFQLPVDTAIPFGIYGTFVGDFNGDGRSDLALPFRYGQNVSSVVLANADGSFQAPLSFVAPYFPRRFIAGDFNSDGSFDLMQFSRASSTFHNVPVIASVWYSAPAVSFSASRLDFAPHAVGSGSSKSILLTNSGNAPLSISSITITGPFAKTSNCPIWLGVGQGCTINVSFAPTAIGPNSGSITFADDARPGTQILPLTGSAVPPRKFLIQVTSD
- a CDS encoding formate dehydrogenase accessory protein FdhE encodes the protein MTRPTWDQRIARAQELGEIFPFAAEMLGFYAGVARYQKALYGYIQQARGKALLPGNAFRDCLDTVLLLPRFPGFLDTVKELGPVPLSSLAEQIAAGKEERWQKLLREFWQRSAISELSCTESFFARAFLQPYAEFVCERLPAPPRHGNSGTCPVCDSEPVVGVLREAQLGARRTFICSLCAHEWEFPRAVCPGCGEDRNDALAVYTSEQFEHLRLEACETCRTCIKTVDLTKNGLAIPVVDELASLPLTLWAQEHGYTKLQSNLMAA
- a CDS encoding formate dehydrogenase subunit gamma gives rise to the protein MSQHRILRNGGVLRYTLKERIIHWVAGLSYVYLLLSGLAFWTPWMWWLALFLGGGPVARAVHPWMGLIFTFGVVYMFVMWSKDMYITKQDREWRKFIGEYVRNEEEEQPEPHKAVRSYQQFAPVDRFNYGQKYLFWVMFWGGIALFATGMVLWFSEYLPWSLRFLRLISVILHPIAFLVTLGGFIIHVYMGTAVVRGGFNSVIRGEVSTSWARFHHRLWLDKIVAAEDVVKE
- the fdxH gene encoding formate dehydrogenase subunit beta, with product MTKALEMKNASAGAASPGIRVTQVVAKLIDTSTCIGCKACEVACQEWNDLPPETTVNLGTYQTLPDMTPHVWNLIRFNEVEEGGTLHWLMRKDQCMHCADPGCLKACPAPAAIVQYENGIVDFQQENCIGCGYCISGCPFNVPKLSAQTKKVYKCTLCVDRVSVGLEPACIKACPTSCLQFGTKENLLLKAQKRVDQLKASGFTTAGIYDPGGVGGTGVVSILAFADKPQAYGLPADPTVPWTVELWKQPLKWIGNLAILGGIIGTFIHYLRYGPKHAPPDGKVPRANAGGKQ